In Lineus longissimus chromosome 9, tnLinLong1.2, whole genome shotgun sequence, one genomic interval encodes:
- the LOC135493642 gene encoding short coiled-coil protein-like isoform X1, which translates to MRMSDPSQINMYSVPLSSDSDSDALAHNDLSQTNQNDTNLNHTITHSLDPDANPDDEEEKQRLITQVMELQNTLDDLSQRVDSVKEENLKLKSENQVLGQYIENLMAASSVFQSTSPKTKKKEYRSLSWTPGLDSYARSVLGGNLMAAIPENKPESSGKKKTDK; encoded by the exons ATGAGGATGTCTGATCCTTCCCAAATCAACATGTATAGTGTTCCATTGTCGAGTGACAGTGATTCAG ATGCTCTGGCGCATAATGACTTATCACAAACGAATCAGAATGACACGAATCTCAACCACACCATAACACATA GTTTAGATCCTGATGCAAACccagatgatgaagaggaaaagCAGAGGCTGATTACACAAGTCATGGAGTTGCAAAATACTCTGGATG ATTTATCACAACGGGTGGATTCTGTCAAGGAGGAAAACCTGAAACTCAAGTCAGAAAACCAGGTGCTTGGCCAGTATATTGAGAATTTAATGGCGGCTAGTAGCGTATTCCAGTCGACCAGTCCAAAGACGAAAAAGAA AGAGTATCGCTCACTAAGTTGGACTCCAGGCTTGGATTCCTACGCGCGTTCAGTATTGGGTGGAAACCTCATGGCAGCCATACCCGAGAACAAACCTGA ATCTTCGGGGAAGAAAAAGACGGATAAATAG
- the LOC135493642 gene encoding short coiled-coil protein B-like isoform X2, whose product MRMSDPSQINMYSVPLSSDSDSDALAHNDLSQTNQNDTNLNHTITHSLDPDANPDDEEEKQRLITQVMELQNTLDDLSQRVDSVKEENLKLKSENQVLGQYIENLMAASSVFQSTSPKTKKKSSGKKKTDK is encoded by the exons ATGAGGATGTCTGATCCTTCCCAAATCAACATGTATAGTGTTCCATTGTCGAGTGACAGTGATTCAG ATGCTCTGGCGCATAATGACTTATCACAAACGAATCAGAATGACACGAATCTCAACCACACCATAACACATA GTTTAGATCCTGATGCAAACccagatgatgaagaggaaaagCAGAGGCTGATTACACAAGTCATGGAGTTGCAAAATACTCTGGATG ATTTATCACAACGGGTGGATTCTGTCAAGGAGGAAAACCTGAAACTCAAGTCAGAAAACCAGGTGCTTGGCCAGTATATTGAGAATTTAATGGCGGCTAGTAGCGTATTCCAGTCGACCAGTCCAAAGACGAAAAAGAA ATCTTCGGGGAAGAAAAAGACGGATAAATAG